AATGATGAAACGATAATAAATATATCAGATAAGCCAGTAGAACCTTCCAGATATCCTAGAGTTACTTATGAAGATATAGGGGGAATGAAAAATATAATCGAAAAGGTAAGGGAACTGGTTGAATTACCGTTAAGACATCCGGAATTATTTAAGAGATTAGGAATAGAGCCCCCTAAAGGTATATTACTTTACGGTCCTCCGGGTGTTGGAAAAACGCTATTAGCTAAAGCGATAGCAAATGAAACAGACGCTTACTTTACATCAATTAATGGTCCAGAAATAATGAGTAAATTTTACGGTGAAAGCGAGCAAAGATTAAGGGAAATATTTGAAGATGCTAAAAAACACGCACCTGCTATAATATTCATAGATGAAATAGATGCAATAGCGCCAAAAAGGGATGAAGTAATAGGAGAAGTGGAAAGAAGAGTTGTGGCGCAACTGCTCACATTAATGGACGGACTTGAGAATAGAGGAAATGTGATTGTAATTGCAGCAACAAATAGACCAAGTGCTGTAGACCCGGCACTAAGAAGACCAGGGAGATTTGATAGAGAAATAGAAATTCCATTGCCAGATAAGCAAGGAAGATTAGAAATCTTGCAGATACATACCAGAAATATGCCCCTATCTAAAGATGTAGATTTAGAAAAATTAGCGGATATGACACATGGATATACTGGTGCTGATTTAGCTGCATTAGTTAGAGAAGCCGCAATGAATGCTTTAAGAAGATACTTGCCTAAAATAGATTTGAATCAAGACAAGATACCACCAGAAATTCTAGAGTCAATGGAAGTTAAAATGGAGGATTTCATAAATGCATTTAAAGAAATAGTACCTAGTGGATTAAGGGAAATTTATATAGAAGTACCAGAAGTAAGATGGTCAGATATAGGTGGACTTGAAGATATTAAAGAGGAATTAAAAGAAGTAGTAGAATACCCATTAAAATATCCAGAATTGTATGAGAATTCTGGTATAGAACCACCTAAGGGTATATTGTTGTTTGGTCCTCCAGGTACTGGAAAGACAATGCTCGCAAAAGCAGTAGCGACTGAGAGCGGAGCAAACTTCATAGCAGTAAGAGGACCAGAAATACTATCCAAATGGGTGGGTGAAAGTGAAAAAGCAGTAAGAGAGATATTCCGAAAGGCAAGAATGTACGCTCCTGCTGTGATTTTCTTTGATGAAATAGATGCAATAGCACCTATAAGAGGAATTTCATACGATTCTGGAGTAACAGAAAGGATAGTAAATCAATTATTAGCGGAAATGGATGGTATAGAAAAATTAGAAAATGTAGTTGTAATAGCTGCAACTAATAGACCAGATATATTAGATCCCGCATTACTAAGACCAGGTAGATTTGAAAAATTAATTTATGTTCCTCCGCCTGATAAAAAAGCTAGGATTGAAATATTAAAAGTTCATACTAAAAATATAGTAATAGGTGAAGATGTTAGTTTGGAAGAGATAGCAGAAAAAACAGAAGGATATACTGGTGCTGATTTAGCTGCATTAGTTAGAGAAGCCGCAATGAGAGCGATTAGAGAGAGCATGAAGATTTGTATAGAGAGAGTTAATGAGCTCTGTAAGCCTAATGATGTAGAATG
The genomic region above belongs to Saccharolobus caldissimus and contains:
- a CDS encoding CDC48 family AAA ATPase is translated as MSTSSGEEQKPQRKELILRVMEARQKDVGRGKVRIDIDLLSQIDVSPGDVVEIEGTRKTAAIAWPLSPEDATGEKDIIRMDGITRKNAGVSIGDKVIVRKALVKPANMVKLAPSNFSITVDPGFISYVKKRLKEFPLVEGDTVLIPVLGQAIPFTVVQVKPAGIVLVNDETIINISDKPVEPSRYPRVTYEDIGGMKNIIEKVRELVELPLRHPELFKRLGIEPPKGILLYGPPGVGKTLLAKAIANETDAYFTSINGPEIMSKFYGESEQRLREIFEDAKKHAPAIIFIDEIDAIAPKRDEVIGEVERRVVAQLLTLMDGLENRGNVIVIAATNRPSAVDPALRRPGRFDREIEIPLPDKQGRLEILQIHTRNMPLSKDVDLEKLADMTHGYTGADLAALVREAAMNALRRYLPKIDLNQDKIPPEILESMEVKMEDFINAFKEIVPSGLREIYIEVPEVRWSDIGGLEDIKEELKEVVEYPLKYPELYENSGIEPPKGILLFGPPGTGKTMLAKAVATESGANFIAVRGPEILSKWVGESEKAVREIFRKARMYAPAVIFFDEIDAIAPIRGISYDSGVTERIVNQLLAEMDGIEKLENVVVIAATNRPDILDPALLRPGRFEKLIYVPPPDKKARIEILKVHTKNIVIGEDVSLEEIAEKTEGYTGADLAALVREAAMRAIRESMKICIERVNELCKPNDVECKDKSMKECMKMNGVKVSLRHFEDAMRKVKPSVTQDMIQFYQNWVEKARQQLPKTTVKPSTYV